CATCTTCGCTTTTAGATGGCGGGTCAACGTCATCCTGACTAACCTCCAACTCATGCAGTGCCGCGCGGTGCTCGGGCAGCATCATCGCTGTCCATTTGATATTTCCTCGATCTTTGATCATAGTAACCACCCCTGTTCATTTCATTGATCGGTATACACCGATAACTTTCCCGAGGATTGTAACTTCTTTGAGGATGATCGGAGACATGGATGAGTTTTCTGGTTGAAGTCTAAAGTGATTCTTTTCCTTAAAAAATCTTTTAACTGTGGCTTCGCCTTCTTCGTTCATCGCGACAACGATCTCGCTATTGTTCGCAATAGCCTGTTTTCTCACGATGACATAGTCTCCATCATGGATTCCAGCTTCAATCATGCTATTCCCTTGGATACGCAGCATGTATGTGGTGCCTGATCCAACCATGCTTTCAGGTAAAACCAAATAGTCTTCTACGTTTTCCACGGCTAAAATAGGTTCACCAGCAGTTACCTTTCCAAGTATCGGGACACGAACTGATGAGATATTTTCATTAGAAGCATCTTTCCAAAGCAACTCCATTGCCCTCGGTTTTGTCGGATCTCGTCGAAGTAGGCCCTTCTTTTCTAATCGAGATAAATGCCCGTGAACCGTAGAGCTGGACGCTAATCCGACAGCTTGGCCGATCTCACGAACAGAGGGTGGATAACCCTTTTCCTTCACTTCGCTTTTAATGAAATCCAAAATCATATGTTGCCGAGAGGATAGTTTCATTCCAACACCCCTTTCATCCAGAACGTTTGTTCCTGTATTTATAATAACAGAACATCAGTTCCTGTTTCAAGGGGGTAAATAAAAATAAAAAAGCCCCACCATCCGATAAAGGACAGTGGGGCTATGCTCCATTGGTCAGGAGGAAGTGAGCCACTCTGGACTCAGGGAGAGTATTCATATTATCCTCCACCTTTTTGAAATTATGCATACAGTAATAAAATCCCCTTCGCTCAATTGAGATCGAAGGGGATTAAGTGGAGGTTACCAATATAAAACTAGCCATGTTCTATTATACGATGGAATAATTATCCAATCAATAGTATCGGTAAAAAAGCACCCATATCAAATGAGTGCTTAAATAATCCCATTCGCGATTAGTGTTGCGAATTCTGCGCGAGTTAATGGTGCATCTGGCTTAAATGAGCCATCAGGATAACCGCGCATCTTCCCATCGGCAATGACCTTGCGGATCTCCTTCTCAGCCCAATGTCCGGTGATGTCATCCTTATCCTCCTCGGTCTGCTGCAATCCTAACGCCTCACCGATCCCGTTGGCGGTAGCTCGCGCAAGCCGATCTAGAAATGATTGGTCTTTAAGGAATGCGGCATCAACAGGATTATTAATAAAGCCATATTCCAACAGGACAGCAGGCATCTTTGTTTCCCGCAGCACCGCGAAGTTTCGTCTTTTCTGGCCTCTATCCCTCAACCCTTCAGCTAAGAAAACCGCTGCAACCTTTTGGTGGATAGCATCCTGAATAGACACGGTTTTTCCACCTTTAATTGAATCATGGATATAACTCTCGAATCCCGATCCAGGCACACCTTGTGCATTTGTCCCAGAGTTACCATGCAAGCTTACAAACAGATCCGCGTTGTGTTGATTTGCGATGCGCGCCCGTTCACTTAGGTCGATAAATACGTCCGTTGTACGCGTATATCTAACATCGGCGCCCATGGCGGTTAATAGCTTGCCAACCCTAAGAGTAAGGTCAAGAACAACGTTTTTTTCTTGTAATCCGTTCCCGACAGTTCCTGGATCCTTGCCGCCGTGCCCTGCATCCAGTTCAATGATTGATTTCTTCATTCCTCCACTCCCCTTATCATATTTCGTTAGGCCATACCTCTCGATTATGTCGTTTAGTTTAGCGGGATAATTCACGTCTGTTGCATATCCCGCATCCTTGACCGCCTGTGTGGCCTTCCGATAGTCCGATTGATTAAGGACCACGGCGTAACGATTAAAGCTCTCCCACCCTGTCCCATGCGTGTATTTGTGGCATAGGTCGATCACAGCACCCTCATATGATTCATATTTCCTAAATTCAGATACGGGATAGATAATCTCACCATTAGGTAGGTGTTCGGGTGATTGCTTCGTATAAACAGGGCCATCCCAACCCGATCCACGCTTAATCCCAAACAGGTTATTGGCGTTAACAGCAAGATCAGATGTGCCGCGGGCGCTCTCCAATATCCCTTGTGCGATAATCAGAGACGGTAACACCCCGCTTGCTTGGCCGTGTTTGACTGCAAACGGGGCTAATTGATTAATAAACTCCATGATCTTCACTCTTGTTATGCTTTTTCTTCTCGGTTACGTTTTTAGCCCCGCTATATAATCCAGTAGCAGACAGACCTAGCATCAACCCAACGATAATGCCCTCTTTGACGTCTGCTCCAATATAAAATATCCCCGCGGCCAGTCCGAGTAACAAAGCAATAACAGGACTTAGTTTAATCGGAACACCTACACGTTTGCACAGCTCGATCAGCCCAATGATTAAGGGGATAATTGCAACATCATAAATTTCAAACACTCACACCATCTCCTTTTTAATTTAAAAAGCCAACTACTTTGCGGGCAGTCGGCTTTGAATATCGTCTAGCTTGTCTATTACAATGTCATAACGTTTTGCAAACTGATTAAGGGTTCCGTATAACTGGTCCTCGCGCTCTTTGTTCCGCTTTTGCGTGTGGATAAGGAGCCAAACAAACAAAACTGCAAAAGGACCCTGGGTTATAAAATACTTCGTGATCTCATCCATATGGTTCACCTACTTTCTGGCAATAGAAAAAGCATCCTCGAAAGGATGCTTTTGGACATTTTCCAACTTATTTTGAATAGAAATTTTTAATCCTTGCTTCAAGATTTGACATTGACTCATCAAAACTAACTTGTCCCAAACAATCATTGGGACGTGATAAATTTATCATCGTAGGAATAGAGACAGCGTTGATCTCTACTTGAGTAAACTCCTCTGGCAAAGACTTTCCTCTATTGTGCATATAGACATTCATAATACTTTCATGGTACTTGTCATTTAATACGCGTAGAAACTCAGTCATATAAGAATACAATTTTCCACCGTAAGTTAGTACATCTTCGTATTTCGGTATGTGCCCTTTATGGATTACTTCATTTCTAAATGCAATTGCATTATTTATAAGAGGTTGGGGTGACTTTTTTAACTCATTTAAAACAAGAAAATAAAAAGCCCCCAATTGTCTTTCAGATTGACTCGATACCAGCTTCCAAGCCTGATCAACTTCACTTAATTCAACTTTATTATGATCGAGTATCACTCTTACACAAAATTCATGAAATCGTTCAAGTGAAGCCGCAAAACTTGCTACTGCTTCCCGTGTGTAACTATCAATCAAAGCTAGTCCGCCGAGCTCAAAAAGAACCTCGAAGTGCTCCTCTTGTAAAATAGTCACCGTATTGTGCCCTTTACAACAAGTAAGTTTATAAATTCCGTGGTGATTAATATCTATATCCACGTAATTAAAATTTAACGGATTATCAGCGTCTCTACATTTAGGGCATGGAATAATAAATTTCATAAAAGCTCTCCTATCAAATTTATTTAGTAATATTTTACACCTAAATGTAGCTAAAGTGACAATATCCTTAAATTAACTCATATAAAGGGTTCCGTAATATTCCTCAATCCTCTCAATTACCTCTTTTGCATTATGATCAGGATCTGTTATCTTGCCACCTGTGCAATGGGTGTAAACCTTTTTAACATTATTTGTGCAATCCTCTTTGTCGCTAAGAATATCCGTTTCATCAAGTTCTTCACTTAGCGTTCTCGCTTCATTTTCACAATCAGAGCACTCAAATTGAAGCCTCGGGTGTCCTCGAAATGAATCAGCCCACACATATGCATCCTTGCTGCCACAATTATTGCAAATGACGGTAAACTTAGTCATTTAAATCACCTCATTAATTCATATTATATCCTAGAATTACGGAAAGATTTCCTAGCTTAATAGCCAAGTGCTCAATACATTCTTGATTCTTTAGACACTATTCGTCAATAACAGCCCAGTTTTTTGAGTAATCTTTAATTGAATTTACAGCGTGTTTAATAGCGTGATTAATATCTTGAGATGTGTCATAACCAACAGCTTTTTCAGTGTCCATTATCTCAACAACTACATTAATTTTAGTTCCTGATGGGAGGACTTTATTACATTGAAAGGTTACCTTTTTCTCGGTGACCTCTTTTTTTACGGCATTATACATAAAAACACACGCCCCTTTACATAAAAAATACACCTTCTCAGGTGTTCGTTTTGTTGCACATAAGATTCCGATTATTCAGTAGA
The genomic region above belongs to Ammoniphilus oxalaticus and contains:
- the lexA gene encoding transcriptional repressor LexA, giving the protein MKLSSRQHMILDFIKSEVKEKGYPPSVREIGQAVGLASSSTVHGHLSRLEKKGLLRRDPTKPRAMELLWKDASNENISSVRVPILGKVTAGEPILAVENVEDYLVLPESMVGSGTTYMLRIQGNSMIEAGIHDGDYVIVRKQAIANNSEIVVAMNEEGEATVKRFFKEKNHFRLQPENSSMSPIILKEVTILGKVIGVYRSMK
- a CDS encoding N-acetylmuramoyl-L-alanine amidase; translated protein: MEFINQLAPFAVKHGQASGVLPSLIIAQGILESARGTSDLAVNANNLFGIKRGSGWDGPVYTKQSPEHLPNGEIIYPVSEFRKYESYEGAVIDLCHKYTHGTGWESFNRYAVVLNQSDYRKATQAVKDAGYATDVNYPAKLNDIIERYGLTKYDKGSGGMKKSIIELDAGHGGKDPGTVGNGLQEKNVVLDLTLRVGKLLTAMGADVRYTRTTDVFIDLSERARIANQHNADLFVSLHGNSGTNAQGVPGSGFESYIHDSIKGGKTVSIQDAIHQKVAAVFLAEGLRDRGQKRRNFAVLRETKMPAVLLEYGFINNPVDAAFLKDQSFLDRLARATANGIGEALGLQQTEEDKDDITGHWAEKEIRKVIADGKMRGYPDGSFKPDAPLTRAEFATLIANGII
- a CDS encoding BhlA/UviB family holin-like peptide; translation: MDEITKYFITQGPFAVLFVWLLIHTQKRNKEREDQLYGTLNQFAKRYDIVIDKLDDIQSRLPAK